The Erigeron canadensis isolate Cc75 chromosome 4, C_canadensis_v1, whole genome shotgun sequence genome window below encodes:
- the LOC122597649 gene encoding uncharacterized protein LOC122597649 — MPQGSSGAPSALDMIVQTEPGPFIQWIEDYPLPEGGLPKGMSMYDGKEDPDNHLKHFNGMIRMQRWVVPVVCHMFAMTLKDAARAWLESLPTGSIVSFDDLKTKFRSYFGQQRKYKKMHLEAHDIKRRDNESVRQFMTRYTDETALMKGLNENKKISGFVHGLRFQPLIEFLSRDLPEEYTTLMDRTHIWLVGKETAGGVGGPIYGSGGKDIDRGRRNRNFRMERNRSAPFHRGQASPPNHHGTIYHASRPPRDILSTEKASAKSPGKFKGPDMTKFCEYHNRPGHDTNDCKVLKGKVEEAMRSERYSSLLKGMKETSSRQNGERQVAREKTEPKIEPLEDPIMAIETCQKNKEVLTDEPWKNVTISFPPIRETEASDGPILISAIIGNHPVRRIYLDTGSGCEVMYEHCFLKLKAELRKTRRDIISPLVGFSMERSWSLGEITLWVRIGEMPKVRTEKLTFIIVRAASSYNVILGRTAMRKFGMVQSPRHGVVKFATPYGVGCIKADPKQEHVCAQINVSKEEQVIEREKLRNQRPKKSSSMRNTRSSIY, encoded by the coding sequence ATGCCGCAGGGTAGTTCCGGAGCCCCCAGTGCGCTGGACATGATAGTACAAACAGAACCCGGACCCTTCATACAGTGGATCGAAGATTATCCACTACCAGAAGGCGGGTTACCAAAAGGAATGTCCATGTACGATGGCAAAGAAGACCCCGACAACCACCTGAAACATTTCAACGGCATGATAAGAATGCAGAGGTGGGTAGTCCCCGTCGTATGCCACATGTTCGCCATGACTCTCAAGGACGCGGCAAGAGCATGGTTGGAAAGCCTTCCAACTGGAAGCATCGTAAGCTTTGATGATTTGAAAACTAAGTTCCGGTCATACTTTGGACAGCAGAGGAAGTACAAGAAGATGCATTTAGAAGCCCACGATATTAAGAGAAGAGACAATGAAAGCGTCAGACAATTTATGACAAGGTATACTGATGAAACGGCATTAATGAAAGGTCTcaacgaaaataaaaaaatttcaggTTTTGTACACGGGCTGCGTTTTCAGCCCTTGATAGAGTTCTTGTCTAGGGACTTGCCGGAAGAATACACTACTCTCATGGATAGAACCCACATATGGCTAGTGGGAAAAGAGACAGCCGGAGGAGTTGGGGGACCAATATACGGCTCCGGGGGGAAGGACATTGATAGAGGACGTAGAAATAGAAATTTCCGCATGGAAAGGAATCGGTCCGCACCCTTCCATAGAGGGCAAGCCTCTCCCCCGAACCACCATGGGACAATCTATCACGCCTCACGGCCGCCGCGCGACATCTTATCCACCGAGAAGGCTTCGGCCAAAAGTCCAGGAAAATTCAAAGGCCCCGACATGACTAAATTCTGTGAATACCATAACCGGCCGGGGCACGATACGAATGATTGCAAGGTACTTAAAGGGAAAGTAGAAGAAGCTATGAGATCCGAAAGGTATTCATCGTTGTTGAAAGGCATGAAAGAAACAAGCTCACGACAGAATGGTGAACGACAAGTGGCACGAGAAAAAACAGAACCAAAGATAGAACCGCTAGAAGATCCGATTATGGCCATCGAAACATGTCAGAAAAATAAGGAAGTCCTAACAGACGAACCATGGAAAAATGTAACGATTAGCTTTCCCCCAATACGGGAGACGGAAGCTTCCGACGGCCCGATTCTAATTAGTGCTATCATTGGAAATCATCCAGTCCGGAGAATATACCTAGATACAGGTAGCGGATGTGAAGTTATGTACGAgcattgttttttaaaattgaagGCGGAGTTAAGAAAAACTAGACGGGACATTATCAGCCCGCTGGTTGGTTTCTCCATGGAAAGGTCATGGTCTCTAGGAGAAATCACATTATGGGTAAGGATAGGAGAAATGCCGAAGGTTCGAACCGAGAAGCTGACATTTATAATAGTGAGAGCCGCATCGTCCTATAATGTCATTTTGGGAAGAACAGCCATGCGCAAGTTCGGAATGGTACAATCCCCAAGGCACGGGGTAGTCAAGTTCGCAACCCCCTACGGAGTAGGATGTATCAAAGCTGACCCGAAGCAGGAACATGTGTGTGCACAAATCAATGTGTCAAAAGAAGAGCAAGTAATAGAAAGAGAAAAGCTGCGGAACCAACGACCGAAaaaatcttcatcaatgaggaACACCCGGAGCAGTATATACTAA
- the LOC122597652 gene encoding gamma conglutin 1-like, translating to MFLILQFVLILAFIFKEPIAIAQYVPSWSNRVAPVNKHTDAAKPLYSVQFMTSYVDDHFLNEKFVIDIEAPFPWRDCVVDWNYYEGDCPTCRYPVSCKEYQCTDLQTTYFYRSHSCHSVNSGSKSPGSQHCNCPVNVVSPVDGTCSQALLNYDLFSLNASDGRNPYPSTYNSGPNAGCVPSSVFDSFPENVRGVMAFSRSPYAKPTGVMVVGHNPYDVRVWKDILAICLPSTLSSPGVMFFGDSPYYFIPNSNVDIRGLLSYTPLLKHPDSFGYFIDVKAIVIKGRSINVSYAGNSTTKLSTTEPYTTFRSDIYSSIVRIFLKVTKRIPAAKPVAPFGLCYNISKNRTKPGLKVPDIHLLLQGGSKWTISTANSVKQVTTHVACLAFIDGGLTSEPPIVLGTFQFEDNFLVFDEGDSTLGFSSSLINKGTSCANFNFTTPSNMYP from the coding sequence ATGTTTCTTATTCTAcaatttgttcttattttagCCTTCATCTTTAAGGAGCCTATAGCCATCGCACAGTATGTGCCGTCTTGGAGCAACAGAGTTGCTCCGGTGAACAAACATACTGATGCTGCTAAGCCTCTTTATAGTGTTCAATTCATGACATCTTATGTTGACGACCATTTCTTGAATGAAAAGTTTGTTATAGACATCGAGGCTCCGTTTCCATGGCGCGACTGTGTGGTGGATTGGAACTATTATGAAGGCGATTGCCCCACTTGCCGGTATCCTGTTTCTTGTAAAGAGTACCAATGCACGGATTTGCAAACCACTTACTTTTATCGAAGTCATTCATGTCATTCGGTTAACAGTGGTTCCAAATCACCTGGTTCGCAACATTGCAATTGCCCAGTCAATGTGGTGAGCCCGGTTGACGGGACATGTAGTCAAGCCCTGCTAAACTATGACCTTTTTTCACTTAACGCTAGTGATGGCCGAAATCCATATCCAAGTACCTATAATTCTGGTCCTAATGCAGGATGTGTTCCATCAAGTGTCTTCGATTCCTTCCCTGAAAATGTTAGAGGTGTAATGGCTTTTTCCAGATCTCCTTATGCAAAACCTACTGGGGTTATGGTCGTCGGGCATAACCCGTATGATGTCCGGGTATGGAAAGATATACTAGCTATATGTTTGCCTAGCACGTTGTCTTCTCCCGGGGTTATGTTCTTTGGGGATAGCCCGTATTACTTTATTCCTAACTCTAATGTTGATATAAGAGGTTTACTCTCTTATACTCCGTTACTGAAGCATCCTGATTCATTTGGTTATTTTATCGATGTCAAAGCAATTGTTATTAAGGGAAGATCCATCAATGTCTCATATGCTGGGAACAGCACTACCAAGCTTAGTACAACTGAGCCTTACACCACTTTTAGATCAGATATTTATAGTAGCATAGTTCGGATATTTTTAAAGGTTACTAAACGAATACCTGCTGCAAAGCCAGTTGCCCCATTCGGCCTCTGCTACAACATCTCCAAAAATAGAACCAAACCCGGGTTAAAAGTTCCTGATATTCATCTCCTTCTCCAAGGAGGGAGTAAGTGGACCATATCCACAGCTAATTCAGTTAAGCAAGTAACAACTCACGTTGCGTGTCTGGCATTTATCGATGGTGGCCTAACAAGTGAACCTCCAATCGTACTTGGCACTTTTCAGTTTGAGGATAATTTTCTAGTGTTTGATGAAGGCGATTCAACTTTAGGGTTCAGTTCATCTTTAATAAACAAGGGGACTTCTTGCGCAAACTTCAACTTCACCACACCTAGTAATATGTATCCGTGA
- the LOC122598648 gene encoding chitinase CLP-like produces MFLILQSVLLIAFILNEPKAIAQPWPNRVAPVNKHTDAAKPLYSVQFITAFNFVDNYFMKEKFVIDIEAPFPWRDCIGNRPVPCENYQCTNVQTKYFYQSPSCHPINGGSKSPGSQHCNCPVNVVSPVDGTCSQALLNYDQFSLNGSDGRNPYTSVYYTNCNAGCAPSSTFESFPANVRGVMAFSRSPYAKPASVFYIPEWKDILALCLPSTLSSPGVMFFGDGPYYFIPKSNDDIRSLLSYTPLLKHPGSFAYFINVKAIVIKGRSINISSGRSTTKLSTIEPYTTLRSDIYTSVVRRFLKVTKRIPVAKPVAPFGLCYNISKNKTKPGLKVPDIHLILHGGSNWTISTANSIRQVTSDVACLAFIDGGAASEPPIVLGTFQFEDNFLVFDVHNSTLGFSSSLLFKGNSCANFNFTIPSNLYPEKLFI; encoded by the coding sequence ATGTTTCTTATTCTACAATCTGTTCTCCTTATAGCTTTCATCCTTAATGAGCCTAAAGCCATCGCACAACCTTGGCCCAACAGAGTTGCTCCAGTGAACAAACACACAGATGCCGCCAAGCCACTCTACAGTGTTCAATTCATCACAGCTTTTAATTTTGTTGACAATTATTTCATGAAAGAAAAGTTTGTTATAGACATCGAGGCTCCTTTTCCATGGCGCGACTGCATCGGGAATCGTCCTGTTCCTTGTGAAAACTACCAATGCACGAATGTGCAAACCAAATACTTTTATCAAAGTCCTTCATGTCATCCAATAAACGGTGGTTCCAAATCACCTGGTTCACAGCATTGCAATTGCCCAGTCAATGTGGTGAGCCCGGTTGATGGGACATGTAGTCAAGCCCTGCTAAACTATGACCAGTTTTCACTTAACGGAAGTGATGGCAGAAATCCATATACATCTGTCTATTACACTAATTGTAACGCAGGTTGTGCGCCATCAAGTACCTTCGAGTCCTTTCCTGCAAATGTGAGAGGCGTAATGGCGTTTTCCAGATCCCCTTATGCAAAACCTGCTTCTGTATTCTATATTCCAGAATGGAAAGATATATTAGCTCTATGTTTGCCTAGCACGTTGTCTTCTCCCGGGGTTATGTTCTTTGGGGATGGCCCGTATTACTTTATTCCAAAGTCTAATGATGATATAAGAAGTTTACTCTCTTATACTCCGTTACTAAAGCATCCTGGTTCTTTTGCTTATTTTATCAATGTCAAAGCAATTGTTATTAAGGGAAGATCTATCAATATCTCATCTGGGAGGAGCACTACCAAGCTTAGTACGATTGAGCCTTACACCACTCTTAGATCAGATATTTATACTAGTGTGGTTCGGAGGTTTTTAAAGGTTACTAAACGAATCCCTGTTGCAAAGCCAGTTGCCCCATTTGGCCTCTGCTACaacatttccaaaaataaaaccaaacccGGGTTAAAAGTTCCTGATATTCATCTCATTCTCCATGGAGGGAGTAACTGGACTATATCCACAGCTAATTCAATTAGGCAAGTAACAAGTGACGTTGCGTGTCTGGCATTTATTGACGGTGGCGCAGCAAGTGAACCTCCAATCGTACTCGGAACTTTTCAGTTTGAGGACAATTTTCTGGTGTTTGATGTGCACAACTCGACTTTAGGATTCAGTTCGTCCTTATTATTTAAGGGGAATTCTTGTGCAAACTTCAACTTCACCATACCTAGTAATTTGTATCCAGAAAAATTGTTTATTTAG
- the LOC122597653 gene encoding chitinase CLP-like: MVSFLRLMVVVIAIIFYQLETVTMYPYPFTSLVAPINKHIDAAKPLYSVEIMSKNENADYLFRNLLIDIEAPLTWHQCLLKDSQVGPFFCPYDDTLCNWPLGCNEDPCAQLQVADSYQNPSSCPNIYNVPRPRSVDTCACPVNVLDPVTGSCDVAFVNYDHFTMHTSKGANFLTDLHTAYPNAACADDSSEAAFELFPANVTGVMALSSSPYVLSNTLYFPHAKTIAMCLPSTLSSSGILFIGKGPYYLLPQSDVDVTTYLSYTPLLDPQTTFEYYIGVDAIVIKKRSISIPPNTTAKLSTNNPYTILRTDIYSSLIQRVSKVTKKIPRANPIAPFSLCFKTTSNKDPSKVSSIKIPDIDFTLQGGKNWTMSTTNTVKQVTKDAACVAFVDGGAMTSSGPAMVIGSFQFEDNFVVFDVENSMFGFSSSLLRKQTSCSNFNFTITKN; encoded by the exons atgGTTTCGTTTCTACGACTAATGGTTGTTGTCATAGCAATCATCTTTTATCAGCTTGAAACCGTAACTATGTATCCATATCCATTTACTTCCCTAGTTGCTCCGATAAACAAACATATCGATGCCGCTAAGCCTCTCTATAGCGTTGAGATCATGTCCAAAAACGAGAACGCTGATTACCTGTTTAGAAACTTACTTATCGATATTGAAGCCCCTCTCACATGGCACCAATGCCTCTTGAAAGATTCACAAGTTGGACCTTTTTTTTGTCCTTATGACGATACGCTTTGCAACTGGCCGCTTGGCTGCAACGAGGATCCGTGCGCGCAATTGCAGGTTGCTGATTCGTACCAGAACCCTTCCTCGTGTCCTAATATATACAATGTACCTAGGCCACGAAGCGTGGATACATGTGCATGCCCGGTCAACGTACTTGACCCCGTTACGGGATCATGTGACGTGGCATTTGTCAATTATGACCATTTCACCATGCATACAAGCAAAGGTGCAAATTTTTTAACTGATTTGCACACTGCTTACCCTAACGCTGCCTGCGCTGATGATTCATCAGAGGCAGCGTTTGAATTGTTCCCTGCCAACGTTACTGGCGTCATGGCACTTTCATCCTCGCCTTATGTCTTATCAAACACTTTATATTTTCCGCATGCAAAAACAATAGCTATGTGTTTACCTAGCACATTGTCATCTTCTGGAATTTTATTTATCGGAAAGGGTCCTTATTACCTTCTTCCCCAATCTGATGTTGATGTGACGACTTACCTTTCTTACACTCCACTTCTAGATCCTCAAACG ACGTTTGAATACTATATCGGTGTAGATGCTATTGTTATCAAAAAACGTTCTATCTCTATTCCACCGAATACAACCGCCAAACTTAGTACAAACAATCCTTACACCATTCTTAGAACCGACATTTACAGTAGCCTGATTCAGAGGGTTTCAAAGGTTACAAAAAAAATCCCTCGTGCGAATCCTATCGCACCGTTTAGCCTTTGCTTCAAAACCACCTCCAACAAAGATCCATCAAAGGTTAGTAGTATTAAAATCCCTGATATCGATTTTACTCTACAAGGTGGGAAGAATTGGACCATGTCGACGACTAACACCGTGAAGCAAGTAACCAAAGATGCGGCATGCGTGGCGTTTGTCGATGGTGGTGCGATGACGAGTAGTGGGCCTGCAATGGTGATAGGATCATTTCAGTTTGAAGATAACTTTGTGGTGTTTGATGTGGAGAATTCCATGTTCGGGTTTAGTTCTTCTTTGCTACGCAAGCAGACTTCTTGTTCAAACTTCAACTTTACCATCACAAAGAATTAA
- the LOC122596622 gene encoding chitinase CLP-like, translated as MHLLLHLIVIVLAFISHEHRAMAQYVPPYTSIVVPVNKHTDAAKPLYSVQIMTSYVNMQYSHANFLIDIDAPFIWHDCILQWNIYPGSCPNNTLCTSPVSCEEYQCTDVRTTYSYENPSCPPVTNSSTLPGWGDCTCPVNVADPVTGSCGEALLNYDEFTVNTSIGKNVFTGLYGAYPNAACAPPSSFESFPANVTGVMALSSSPYALPAYLFQPLKKTLALCLPSKSSMPGVLFFGSGPYFLLPNSSVDVRSYLSYTTLLKHPDSFGYFIGINAIVIKQKSIGIPGNFSTKLSTLDPYTILRTDIYNRVLQIFSRYTVGIPKVSPIAPFGLCFRISTTTHAGFKFPDIDFNLNDGKKWTISMANSMKQITKDVTCLAFVDGGSTAEPAIVIGTYQYENNFLEFDLENSIFGFSSSLLLKQTSCSNFNFTLTDGN; from the coding sequence ATGCATTTGCTTCTACACTTAATTGTTATTGTTTTAGCCTTCATTTCTCACGAACATAGAGCTATGGCACAATATGTACCGCCTTACACTTCCATAGTTGTTCCGGTAAACAAACATACGGATGCTGCTAAGCCTCTTTATAGCGTTCAAATCATGACATCATATGTAAATATGCAATACTCGCATGCCAACTTCCTTATAGACATCGACGCTCCTTTCATATGGCACGATTGCATACTGCAGTGGAACATATATCCAGGAAGCTGTCCAAACAACACCCTCTGCACATCTCCCGTTTCTTGTGAAGAATATCAATGCACGGATGTGCGAACTACTTACTCATACGAGAATCCTTCATGCCCTCCAGTAACCAACAGCTCCACCTTGCCTGGTTGGGGAGATTGTACATGTCCAGTCAATGTGGCGGACCCTGTTACCGGCTCTTGTGGTGAAGCCCTGCTTAACTATGATGAATTTACCGTGAACACAAGCATTGGTAAAAATGTTTTTACTGGTTTATATGGCGCTTATCCCAATGCTGCATGTGCCCCGCCTTCCTCTTTTGAATCGTTCCCTGCAAATGTTACTGGCGTCATGGCACTTTCATCCTCGCCATACGCCTTACCAGCTTATTTATTTCAACCCCTCAAAAAAACATTAGCACTATGTTTGCCTAGCAAATCCTCTATGCCTGGGGTTCTTTTCTTCGGAAGTGGTCCTTATTTTCTACTTCCCAACTCGAGTGTTGATGTGAGAAGTTACCTTTCTTATACTACATTACTTAAGCATCCAGATTCCTTTGGATACTTTATTGGTATCAATGCTATTGTAATCAAACAGAAATCTATAGGGATTCCCGGGAATTTCTCTACCAAGCTTAGTACACTTGATCCTTACACCATTCTACGAACTGATATTTATAACCGCGTGCTTCAGATATTTTCACGCTATACAGTCGGAATCCCCAAGGTAAGCCCAATTGCTCCCTTTGGCCTATGTTTCAGGATCTCAACCACAACCCATGCTGGTTTCAAGTTTCCTGACATTGATTTCAATCTAAATGATGGGAAGAAGTGGACTATATCCATGGCTAACTCcatgaaacaaataacaaaagaCGTGACATGTCTGGCTTTTGTTGATGGTGGTTCGACAGCTGAACCTGCAATTGTGATCGGGACCTATCAGTATGAAAATAACTTTCTCGAGTTTGATTTAGAAAATTCGATCTTTGGTTTTAGTTCTTCGTTGTTGCTAAAGCAAACTTCTTGCTCAAACTTCAACTTTACACTCACTGATGGAAACTAA
- the LOC122597654 gene encoding gamma conglutin 1-like, translated as MTAYINSQFKHSNFLIDIDAPLTWHDCIVKWNMYQGSCPDNVLCTSPVSCDEYICTEVQTSASYESPYCPRIKDTISSEGFCACTVNVNNPVDWPCNQALLNFDTFFVNTTNGRNPVPGFYAAFSNAACAPASSFQSFPANVTGVMAFSSSPYSLLTSLDQPPLKKTFSLCLPSTSAAPGIFFYGNGPYYLRPYSNVDVRSFLSYTPLLKHPGSFGYFIRVNSIEIKKRSIDIPGNATTKFSTIEPYTTLRTDIYNFVVRRFSLVTKRIPRSNPEAPFGLCFNTSTNGAKVGLKLPDIDFILQDGKKWSISTANSMKHIREDVACMAFVDGGATSEHAIVIGTFQFEDNFLLFDLENSNLGFSSSLLRKQTSCANYNFTMGSSTF; from the coding sequence ATGACGGCGTACATAAACTCACAATTCAAACACTCGAACTTCCTTATAGACATTGACGCCCCTTTAACATGGCATGATTGCATAGTGAAATGGAACATGTATCAAGGCAGTTGTCCTGATAACGTGCTTTGCACGTCCCCTGTCTCTTGTGATGAATATATCTGTACAGAAGTGCAAACTTCTGCCTCTTATGAAAGTCCTTACTGCCCTCGGATAAAAGATACCATATCATCTGAGGGGTTTTGCGCATGCACCGTCAATGTAAATAACCCAGTAGACTGGCCATGTAATCAAGCCCTTCTTAACTTTGATACCTTTTTTGTGAACACTACCAATGGAAGGAACCCTGTTCCTGGTTTCTATGCTGCTTTCTCGAACGCTGCATGTGCTCCTGCTTCATCATTCCAGTCATTCCCTGCTAATGTTACTGGTGTCATGGCATTTTCTTCATCCCCTTATTCGTTACTGACTTCTTTAGATCAACCACCGCTTAAGAAAACATTTTCCTTATGTTTACCTAGCACATCTGCTGCTCCTGGGATCTTTTTCTATGGAAATGGTCCTTATTATCTTCGTCCCTACTCCAATGTTGATGTAAGGAGTTTCCTTTCTTATACACCATTACTAAAGCATCCGGGTTCTTTTGGGTACTTTATCCGTGTCAATTCCATTGAAATTAAAAAGAGGTCTATCGATATTCCCGGAAATGCCACAACCAAGTTTAGTACCATTGAGCCTTACACTACTCTTAGAACAGACATTTATAACTTTGTTGTTCGGAGGTTTTCACTGGTCACAAAACGGATCCCTCGTTCAAACCCAGAAGCGCCATTTGGTCTTTGTTTTAACACCTCCACCAACGGTGCTAAAGTTGGATTAAAATTACCAGATATTGATTTCATTCTACAAGATGGGAAGAAATGGAGTATATCGACCGCTAACTCCATGAAACATATTAGAGAAGATGTGGCATGTATGGCCTTTGTTGATGGTGGCGCTACAAGTGAACATGCAATTGTTATCGGAACATTTCAGTTTGAGGATAACTTTCTGTTATTCGACTTAGAGAACTCGAATCTTGGGTTTAGTTCTTCATTATTACGTAAGCAGACTTCTTGTGCAAATTACAACTTTACCATGGGTAGTAGtactttttga